The following are encoded together in the Paraburkholderia sp. BL10I2N1 genome:
- the yjfF gene encoding galactofuranose ABC transporter, permease protein YjfF, giving the protein MNRLFAACARIVDPRTLPLAVTIALFCALFGFGSVMYTGFFSWQVLLDLLVDNAFLLIVAIGMTFVIVSGGIDLSVGSVVALTTIVEAVLSERMHFSVWLILPIVLLMGTLFGAVQGALIHFFRLQAFIVTLAGMFFARGLCFLITTQSITISDPTFKAISAYRLNIGTGSVTANVLIAMATLAVAIYVAHFTRFGRNVYAIGGNARSALLMGLPVARTRVGVYALSGFCSALGGAVFTFYVLSGYGLQGQGMELDAIAATVIGGTLLTGGVGYVMGSLFGVGILGTIQTLITFDGTLSSWWTRIVIGALLCAFCLLQRLIERQARGARRPGGTGAVATAGKKRARSSRDGHAIDPDPNAMGHTPAGALQKSGGR; this is encoded by the coding sequence ATGAACCGCCTCTTTGCTGCCTGCGCCCGCATCGTCGATCCGCGCACATTGCCGCTTGCCGTCACGATCGCGCTGTTTTGCGCGCTGTTCGGTTTCGGCTCGGTGATGTACACCGGCTTCTTCTCGTGGCAGGTGCTGCTTGACCTGCTGGTCGACAACGCGTTCCTGCTGATCGTGGCGATCGGCATGACTTTCGTGATCGTGTCCGGCGGGATCGATCTGTCAGTGGGTTCGGTCGTCGCGCTGACGACGATCGTTGAGGCTGTGCTATCAGAGCGTATGCATTTTTCGGTGTGGCTGATCCTGCCGATCGTGCTCCTGATGGGCACGCTCTTCGGCGCTGTGCAAGGGGCGCTGATTCACTTCTTCCGTCTGCAGGCGTTTATCGTGACGCTTGCCGGCATGTTCTTCGCGCGCGGCCTGTGCTTCCTGATCACGACTCAGTCGATCACGATCTCCGACCCGACCTTCAAGGCGATTTCCGCGTATCGGCTGAACATCGGCACAGGTTCGGTAACGGCGAATGTGTTGATCGCGATGGCGACGCTCGCCGTGGCGATTTACGTCGCGCACTTTACGCGCTTCGGTCGCAACGTATACGCGATTGGCGGCAATGCGCGATCCGCCTTGCTGATGGGCTTGCCGGTCGCACGCACGAGAGTCGGCGTCTATGCGCTGAGCGGCTTTTGTTCGGCGCTTGGCGGCGCGGTTTTCACGTTCTATGTGCTGTCGGGATATGGCTTGCAGGGGCAGGGCATGGAACTCGATGCGATCGCTGCAACCGTGATCGGCGGAACGTTGCTGACTGGGGGCGTCGGCTACGTGATGGGCTCGCTCTTTGGTGTCGGTATTCTCGGCACGATCCAGACGCTGATCACGTTCGATGGCACGCTCAGTTCATGGTGGACGCGCATCGTGATCGGCGCGCTGCTCTGTGCGTTCTGTCTGTTGCAACGGTTGATCGAGCGTCAGGCGCGCGGCGCGCGGCGGCCGGGCGGGACAGGAGCGGTCGCGACGGCAGGCAAGAAGCGCGCGAGATCGTCACGCGATGGACACGCGATCGACCCTGATCCGAATGCGATGGGGCATACGCCGGCGGGTGCCTTGCAGAAGTCGGGCGGGCGCTAG
- a CDS encoding AbrB/MazE/SpoVT family DNA-binding domain-containing protein: protein MKTTIRKMGNSHGVLIPKPILTQLGLEDEVDMQVEGDALVLRRPPKKAREGWADASQSLAASSDDRLVMGEFPNADDAGFEW from the coding sequence ATGAAAACGACGATCCGCAAGATGGGCAATTCGCATGGCGTACTGATTCCGAAACCGATCTTGACCCAACTGGGACTGGAGGACGAAGTGGATATGCAGGTAGAAGGGGATGCGCTGGTATTGCGCCGTCCACCGAAAAAAGCGCGTGAGGGCTGGGCAGATGCGAGCCAGTCGCTGGCTGCGTCGAGCGACGATCGTCTGGTAATGGGCGAGTTTCCGAACGCGGATGACGCGGGGTTCGAGTGGTAG
- a CDS encoding type II toxin-antitoxin system PemK/MazF family toxin, translated as MVARGEVWLVALDPTIGSEIQKTRPCVVVSPPELHDHLRTVIVAPMTTGGKPAPFRVPLTFQRKKGLVLLDQIRTVDKTRLVKKAGAVSDLALSNALSTLQEFFVE; from the coding sequence GTGGTAGCGCGCGGCGAAGTATGGCTCGTGGCGCTCGATCCCACCATCGGCAGCGAGATTCAGAAAACGCGGCCTTGCGTGGTGGTTTCGCCGCCCGAGTTGCACGATCATCTGCGCACTGTGATAGTCGCGCCGATGACCACCGGCGGCAAGCCCGCGCCGTTTCGCGTGCCGCTGACTTTTCAGCGCAAGAAGGGACTGGTGCTGCTCGACCAGATCCGCACTGTCGACAAGACGCGGCTCGTGAAGAAAGCGGGCGCAGTATCGGACCTGGCGCTGTCGAACGCGTTGTCGACGTTGCAGGAGTTTTTCGTCGAATAG
- the mdcH gene encoding malonate decarboxylase subunit epsilon, with amino-acid sequence MLTYLFPGQGAQHEGYLRRLHEQAAFKETLDEASHILDLDILTLDTPDALRSTVAVQVGLVVAGVAMVRALAAEHIEPDISAGLSVGAYPAAVSCGALAFDDALRMVRKRAELMETVWPSGYGLAAIAGLSEHQVEKLAHDHQHDGHTPVYIANVNAPRQIVMAGSDAALGAFIARALAAGARKATRLAVSVPSHCELLAEASDELLAYAKDIAFRAPLGPYIDNRGGRPLHTADAIRADLATNMRYTVRWYDALTAMIEMGGRVLIEAPPGQVLSDISREAFPDVTVVAASSMALDRLAATIRRRTGADGG; translated from the coding sequence ATGCTGACGTATCTGTTCCCCGGTCAGGGCGCGCAGCACGAAGGCTATCTTCGCCGACTGCACGAACAGGCAGCGTTCAAGGAAACGCTTGACGAAGCCTCACATATTCTCGACCTCGATATCCTGACGCTCGATACGCCAGACGCCCTACGTTCGACGGTCGCTGTACAGGTCGGACTTGTCGTGGCCGGTGTTGCAATGGTACGCGCCCTCGCTGCAGAACATATTGAGCCTGACATCAGTGCGGGGCTCTCGGTGGGTGCCTACCCGGCCGCCGTGAGTTGCGGGGCGCTGGCATTCGACGACGCGCTCCGTATGGTGAGAAAACGAGCGGAATTGATGGAGACGGTCTGGCCATCAGGCTATGGTCTTGCTGCGATTGCCGGATTGTCCGAGCATCAAGTGGAAAAGCTCGCTCACGATCACCAGCACGACGGCCATACACCGGTTTATATCGCCAACGTCAACGCTCCCCGCCAGATCGTGATGGCTGGCTCCGATGCGGCGCTCGGCGCCTTCATTGCACGCGCCCTGGCAGCCGGTGCGCGTAAGGCAACCCGACTGGCAGTCAGCGTGCCTTCGCATTGCGAACTGCTCGCCGAGGCCAGCGACGAACTGCTCGCCTACGCGAAAGACATCGCGTTTCGCGCCCCGCTCGGTCCGTATATCGACAACCGAGGCGGTCGCCCTTTACACACGGCCGACGCGATCCGCGCCGATCTCGCGACGAACATGCGTTATACGGTGCGCTGGTACGACGCGCTGACAGCGATGATCGAAATGGGCGGCCGCGTTCTGATCGAAGCCCCGCCGGGGCAGGTGCTGAGCGATATCAGCCGCGAAGCCTTTCCGGACGTAACCGTCGTCGCCGCAAGCTCAATGGCACTCGACCGGCTCGCTGCAACCATACGGCGACGCACTGGGGCTGACGGTGGTTAA
- a CDS encoding malonate decarboxylase holo-ACP synthase, whose product MPVCAPPPFRLDTASTAPLGDTRWQPHDLLRLRRLRHDDSEPPWVRDAFARAPFAVVRRAQAAAGFIAIGVRSDTREQRYGAWAEADDVEAAVTPEQLLDVDPSGERRALPAFIALTALRSHAATLAAFRWGPTGSVGFELATGFPAVTSSSDLDLLIRAPARLTHEAAVAMLSELQAYAGHEGIRIDAQVETPAGGIALAELAAGKPRVMARHSQGPVLVADPWSTTNGGD is encoded by the coding sequence ATGCCCGTGTGCGCCCCGCCACCGTTTCGCCTCGATACGGCCAGTACTGCGCCTTTGGGCGACACGCGCTGGCAGCCGCACGATCTGCTGAGACTGCGACGTCTCCGCCACGACGACAGTGAACCGCCGTGGGTTCGCGACGCGTTCGCGCGCGCACCGTTCGCGGTTGTGCGGCGTGCGCAGGCCGCAGCGGGCTTCATCGCGATCGGCGTACGGAGCGACACCCGGGAACAGCGTTACGGGGCGTGGGCCGAAGCCGACGACGTCGAAGCGGCCGTCACGCCTGAACAACTTCTGGACGTCGATCCTTCTGGCGAACGCCGTGCACTTCCCGCGTTCATCGCGTTGACCGCTCTCCGCAGCCACGCGGCGACGCTCGCTGCATTCAGATGGGGGCCGACGGGAAGCGTCGGTTTTGAACTCGCGACCGGGTTCCCGGCCGTCACGTCGTCAAGCGATCTCGATCTGCTGATTCGCGCACCCGCACGACTCACTCACGAGGCCGCGGTCGCGATGCTGAGCGAACTGCAGGCATATGCAGGACACGAGGGTATCCGGATCGACGCACAGGTCGAAACGCCCGCAGGCGGCATAGCCCTCGCGGAACTCGCAGCGGGCAAACCGCGTGTCATGGCGCGCCATTCGCAGGGTCCCGTGCTCGTCGCCGATCCGTGGTCGACCACCAACGGCGGCGACTGA
- the mdcE gene encoding biotin-independent malonate decarboxylase subunit gamma, with amino-acid sequence MNDTTLTRGARWFRALAGDIRTDAPVWSGDAQLGAENARFIAVVPDPDNRFPRATDNVVGLEQGWRLARAVREVIDEDTRTGNTGVRRPIVAIVDVKSQAYGYREEMLGIHLACAAAVDAYATARAAGHPVIALIVGPAMSGAFLAHGYQANRIVALDAPGTMVHAMGKEAAARVTRRTVEELDALGEKIVPMSYSMASFAKLGLLDELIEGVDADTPDDAQIDRVRQVLIDSVRSAREGSRDLSRRLTSGAAKMTRAASIEVRRRLAEQWDAV; translated from the coding sequence GTGAACGATACAACGCTGACACGCGGCGCGCGCTGGTTTCGCGCACTCGCGGGTGATATCCGCACGGACGCACCGGTCTGGAGTGGCGATGCGCAGCTGGGCGCCGAAAACGCGCGCTTTATCGCCGTCGTCCCGGACCCGGACAACCGCTTCCCGCGCGCGACCGACAATGTCGTCGGGCTCGAGCAGGGCTGGCGACTCGCCCGCGCCGTGCGAGAGGTTATCGACGAAGACACCCGCACCGGCAACACGGGCGTGCGCCGACCGATCGTCGCGATCGTCGACGTCAAAAGCCAGGCGTATGGCTATCGCGAGGAGATGCTCGGCATCCATCTCGCGTGCGCCGCGGCCGTCGATGCGTACGCGACTGCGCGCGCGGCGGGGCATCCGGTGATTGCGTTGATCGTCGGACCCGCGATGTCCGGCGCATTTCTCGCGCATGGTTACCAGGCAAACCGGATTGTCGCGCTCGACGCGCCCGGCACGATGGTCCACGCGATGGGCAAGGAAGCGGCAGCCCGCGTCACCCGTCGCACGGTCGAAGAGCTCGACGCTCTCGGCGAGAAGATCGTGCCGATGTCGTATTCGATGGCGTCTTTTGCGAAGCTCGGCCTGCTCGATGAATTGATCGAAGGCGTCGACGCCGATACTCCGGATGACGCACAGATCGATCGCGTTCGCCAGGTTCTGATCGACTCGGTTCGCAGTGCGCGTGAGGGATCGCGTGACCTGTCGCGTCGGCTGACATCGGGCGCCGCAAAAATGACGCGGGCCGCTTCGATCGAAGTGCGCCGACGGCTCGCCGAACAGTGGGATGCCGTGTGA
- a CDS encoding biotin-independent malonate decarboxylase subunit beta, whose amino-acid sequence MNPVATPPTPLLRESFIELSARERARALLDAGTFRELLGPFDRIESPWLPIQGIVCQADDGAIIARGTIDGEPAVVAAIESAFQGGSIGEVSGSKIAAALELTLRDCERGRIVRPVVLFETGGVRLQEANLGLAVIAEIQAAIVALRRHVPVVGVIAGMVGCFGGMSLAAALCSYLVVTKQGRLGMNGPEVIEQEAGIDELDASDRRRVWQLIGGEQRAATGLADTLTEDDSSAVREAVRHAFAQGVPSAHRSEQVDTYLARLAQIDPVTVTPESMRPVFGSQALNPSKEDA is encoded by the coding sequence ATGAATCCAGTTGCGACGCCTCCCACGCCCTTGCTGCGCGAGAGCTTCATCGAACTGTCCGCGCGTGAGCGCGCACGCGCACTGCTCGACGCCGGCACGTTTCGCGAACTGCTCGGACCGTTCGACCGCATCGAATCGCCGTGGCTGCCGATTCAGGGCATCGTCTGTCAAGCCGACGACGGCGCCATCATTGCACGCGGCACGATCGATGGCGAGCCGGCAGTGGTCGCCGCCATCGAATCGGCCTTCCAGGGTGGCAGTATCGGCGAGGTATCGGGCAGCAAGATCGCGGCCGCGCTCGAACTCACGCTGCGCGACTGCGAGCGTGGCCGGATCGTGCGGCCGGTTGTGTTGTTCGAGACCGGCGGCGTGCGTTTGCAGGAGGCCAATCTCGGTCTCGCCGTCATTGCTGAAATACAGGCAGCCATCGTTGCGCTGCGCCGGCATGTACCGGTGGTCGGCGTGATTGCGGGGATGGTCGGATGCTTCGGCGGGATGTCGCTGGCGGCCGCGCTCTGTTCGTATCTGGTCGTGACAAAACAGGGGCGGCTTGGCATGAACGGGCCCGAAGTCATCGAGCAGGAAGCGGGCATCGACGAACTCGACGCCAGCGATCGACGCCGCGTCTGGCAACTGATCGGCGGCGAGCAGCGCGCGGCGACCGGCCTCGCCGACACGCTCACCGAAGATGATTCCAGCGCCGTGCGCGAAGCCGTACGGCACGCGTTTGCCCAGGGTGTGCCGTCGGCGCATCGCAGCGAACAGGTCGATACCTATCTCGCACGGCTCGCGCAGATCGATCCCGTGACCGTCACCCCCGAATCGATGCGCCCGGTATTTGGCTCGCAGGCCCTGAACCCGTCGAAGGAGGACGCGTGA
- a CDS encoding malonate decarboxylase subunit delta, with translation MEHLTFDYPARRAVTTRAHVGVVGSGDLEVLLSPAATMTAQVVVRTSVDGYSHIWKSVLDRFFTRFDGAAQIEINDFGATPGVVALRLAEAAEAAAAAETGDNA, from the coding sequence ATGGAACATCTGACTTTCGACTATCCGGCGCGACGCGCCGTCACGACACGTGCACACGTCGGGGTGGTCGGCTCCGGCGACCTCGAAGTGCTGCTGTCGCCCGCCGCGACGATGACCGCGCAGGTGGTCGTCCGAACGAGCGTCGACGGCTATAGCCACATCTGGAAGAGCGTGCTGGACCGGTTCTTTACGCGCTTTGATGGCGCCGCACAGATCGAAATCAACGACTTTGGCGCGACGCCCGGCGTCGTCGCGCTGCGGCTTGCCGAGGCGGCCGAAGCAGCAGCCGCCGCCGAAACGGGAGACAACGCATGA